Proteins from a single region of Nakamurella deserti:
- a CDS encoding DUF3159 domain-containing protein, with product MSSPSPRPTGTGPTAPDGVPAAAPDATADATGPDARTAPARTTPTIWDQMGGPAGMLDSGLPVVVFVIANGIGGLTAGIVAALVAGAAIFAFRLARRKPVTQAVSGLLGVGIAAFIAYKSGSAGGYFKLGIWSYLVYGSALLVSMIVRWPAVGLIWEGINGRGTAWRRDRALVRRYDYATLVWVVVFAARYLVQNALLGRDEIGWLGFARIAMGYPLWILAIGASVLIVMRGTGWKRPPLTTLLGKKS from the coding sequence ATGAGCTCACCCTCGCCGCGGCCGACCGGTACCGGGCCGACCGCTCCCGACGGCGTGCCCGCCGCCGCTCCCGACGCGACCGCCGACGCCACCGGACCTGACGCCCGGACGGCACCGGCGCGCACCACCCCGACCATCTGGGACCAGATGGGCGGACCCGCCGGGATGCTGGACTCCGGGCTGCCGGTCGTCGTCTTCGTCATCGCCAACGGCATCGGCGGGCTCACCGCCGGCATCGTGGCCGCGCTGGTCGCCGGGGCGGCCATCTTCGCGTTCCGGCTGGCCCGCCGGAAGCCGGTGACCCAGGCGGTCAGCGGTTTGCTGGGGGTGGGCATCGCCGCGTTCATCGCCTACAAGTCCGGCTCGGCCGGCGGCTACTTCAAGCTCGGCATCTGGAGCTACCTGGTCTACGGGTCGGCGCTGCTGGTGTCGATGATCGTCCGGTGGCCCGCGGTCGGGCTCATCTGGGAAGGCATCAACGGCCGCGGCACCGCGTGGCGCCGGGACCGGGCCCTGGTCCGCCGCTACGACTACGCGACCCTGGTGTGGGTGGTGGTGTTCGCCGCCCGCTACCTCGTCCAGAACGCACTGCTCGGCCGCGACGAGATCGGCTGGCTGGGCTTCGCCCGGATCGCCATGGGCTACCCGCTGTGGATCCTGGCGATCGGCGCGTCCGTGTTGATCGTGATGCGCGGGACCGGCTGGAAGCGCCCGCCGCTGACGACGCTGCTGGGGAAGAAGAGCTGA
- a CDS encoding potassium channel family protein, protein MRIAIAGAGSVGRSIAGELIENGHQVMLIDREPTNIRPHLIEEAEWVLADACEVTSLEDAGIQTCDVMIAATGDDKVNLVVALLAKTEFAVNRVVGRVNDPRNEWLFTEAWGVDVSVSTPRILAALVEEAVSVGDLVRLFTLRQGQANLVEVTLPKATPLAGLAVRDLKLPRDAALVAILRGGRVIVPQPDVPMEPADELLFVASTEVEDELREALH, encoded by the coding sequence ATGCGTATCGCCATCGCGGGAGCGGGTTCGGTCGGTCGGTCCATCGCCGGCGAGCTGATCGAGAACGGCCATCAGGTGATGCTCATCGACCGGGAGCCGACGAACATCCGGCCGCACCTCATCGAGGAGGCCGAGTGGGTGCTGGCCGACGCCTGCGAGGTGACCAGCCTCGAGGACGCCGGCATCCAGACCTGCGACGTGATGATCGCCGCCACCGGCGACGACAAGGTCAACCTGGTGGTCGCGCTGCTGGCCAAGACGGAGTTCGCGGTGAACCGGGTGGTCGGCCGGGTCAACGACCCCCGCAACGAGTGGCTGTTCACCGAGGCCTGGGGGGTGGACGTGTCCGTCTCGACGCCGCGCATCCTGGCCGCGCTCGTCGAGGAGGCCGTCAGCGTCGGCGATCTGGTGCGGCTGTTCACCCTGCGGCAGGGGCAGGCCAACCTGGTCGAGGTCACGCTGCCCAAGGCGACCCCGCTGGCCGGGTTGGCCGTCCGGGACCTCAAACTCCCCCGCGACGCCGCCCTGGTGGCCATCCTGCGTGGTGGGCGGGTCATCGTCCCGCAACCCGACGTGCCGATGGAGCCCGCCGACGAACTGCTGTTCGTCGCCTCCACCGAGGTCGAGGACGAGCTCCGCGAGGCGCTGCACTGA